A region of Lycium barbarum isolate Lr01 chromosome 1, ASM1917538v2, whole genome shotgun sequence DNA encodes the following proteins:
- the LOC132602076 gene encoding alcohol dehydrogenase-like 6 has protein sequence MSLTDSMQNKQPGVITCKAAVAWGPGEPMVIEEVELSPPQPMEIRVKVVCTSLCRSDVTAWSSQAQASIYPRIFGHEASGIVESVGQGVTEFVEGDHVLTLFTGECMSCRHCTSGKSNICQVLGLERKGVMHSDQKTRFYIKGKPIYHYCAVSSFSEYAVVHSGCAVKVSPTAPLDKICLLSCGAAAGLGAAWKVANISEGSKVVIFGLGTVGLCVAQGAKMRGASQIIGVDTMQDKYEKAKAFGVTDFLNPNDTDEPIPQVIKRITDGGADYSFECIGDAGMITTALQSCSDGWGLTVTLGVPKLKPEVTAHYGLLLTGRTLTGSLFGGWKPKSEIPSLVDMYLKKEIEIDDLITHNLPFEDINTAFDLMKNGTCLRCVIHMPK, from the exons atgtCACTTACTGATTCAATGCAAAACAAACAGCCAGGTGTCATCACCTGCAAAG CTGCTGTGGCATGGGGACCAGGAGAACCAATGGTGATAGAAGAGGTGGAACTGAGTCCACCTCAGCCAATGGAGATTCGTGTTAAGGTTGTCTGTACGTCTCTCTGTCGTAGCGATGTCACTGCTTGGTCGTCACAG GCTCAGGCTTCTATATATCCACGGATATTTGGTCATGAAGCATCAGG GATTGTTGAGAGTGTTGGGCAAGGAGTGACTGAATTTGTAGAAGGAGACCATGTGCTTACCTTATTTACTGGGGAATGCATGAGTTGCAGACACTGTACCTCAGGCAAAAGCAACATTTGCCAAGTTCTTGGATTGGAACGAAAAGGTGTTATGCATAGTGATCAGAAGACGCGGTTCTATATTAAAGGGAAGCCGATTTATCATTATTGTGCAGTTTCAAGTTTTAGTGAATATGCAGTTGTACACTCTGGTTGCGCGGTCAAGGTTAGTCCAACTGCACCTTTGGATAAAATCTGCCTCCTCAGTTGTGGAGCGGCAGCAG GTCTAGGTGCTGCTTGGAAGGTTGCAAATATCTCTGAAGGATCAAAAGTGGTCATTTTTGGTCTGGGGACTGTAGGCCTTTGT GTTGCACAAGGTGCTAAAATGCGGGGAGCATCTCAAATTATTGGTGTTGATACGATGCAAGATAAATATGAAAAAG CAAAGGCTTTTGGAGTGACGGACTTTTTGAACCCAAATGATACTGATGAACCCATTCCACag GTTATAAAACGCATAACTGATGGAGGTGCAGACTATTCATTTGAATGCATAGGAGATGCAGGAATGATTACCACTGCATTACAATCTTGTTCTGAT GGATGGGGCTTGACTGTCACCCTTGGAGTGCCCAAACTGAAGCCGGAGGTAACAGCTCATTATGGACTTCTTCTTACCGGTAGAACATTGACAGGATCCTTATTTGGAGGATGGAAACCTAAGTCTGAAATTCCTTCATTAGTTGATATGTACCTAAAGAAG GAAATCGAGATAGATGACTTGATCACACATAATCTGCCCTTTGAGGACATAAACACGGCTTTTGATCTGATGAAAAATGGGACTTGTTTGCGCTGCGTCATACACATGCCTAAGTAG
- the LOC132602059 gene encoding uncharacterized protein LOC132602059, with translation MVKGKLILICQSGGEFVSDADGNLSYNGGEANAVNINQDTPYDDLKIKLAEMCNLELKTVSIKYFLPRNRKTLINLRSEKDFKRMVEFHANSVTAEIFVSGKEGFDRDALNTYTDRTIGLKLAENVNHHAAPDSGGLSTTPSKATPLRTVRTAAASPIAIQSDCLVDVHISCQEPDSPSQATSSSNSSSGHSSGHVAEDDSVAEDDSDYAPRSRAQSPISFDYDATPAETVKKRRRIASWKIGANGPTIVVTDNDSKEKISRKKKSRSSTGVMERNDSVEDEDSVQLPDNFDSSSPIALRDEDLPEKLVATWKEGITGVGQDFKSVKEFRAVLQKYAVAHRFVYKLKKNDATRVSGRCVVEGCSWKIHASRVPSDQIFKIRKFNDLHTCEGESWKSAHRTRNWLVSIIKERLRDSPNDKPREIAKSILRDFGIKLRYSQVWRGMEDAKEQLQGSYSKSYNRLPWFCEKVVNTNPGTVVKLVLDDEKRLQRFFFSLHAAIHGFKHGCRPLIFLEATSLRSKYKETLITATAVDADDGFFPVAFAVIDIENDDSWRWFLEQLKSALSTSQSITFISDREKNLKNSVLEVFENASHGYSIFHLLESFKRNMKGPFHGDGRAVLPEIFLAAAHAVRFSGFKNSTEHIKQICSPAYDWLIQIEPEGWTSLSFKGQHYNYITENVAEPYSKLIEDSRGSTIMQKIEALKCMLGDLIDHRKLESNNWSTKLTPSKERKIQKEAVKAHGLKVLISSDVLFEVHDEMTHVVNIENRECTCLEWKQSGLPCCHAVAVFNYIGKCVYDYCSSYFTVESYRSTYSESVNSTPGIGTPVEEDGESGTVDVLPPCPPESPIEEKPEETKTVDPNKRTVLCSRCKEPGHNKASCKATL, from the exons ATGGTGAAGGGAAAGCTTATTTTAATTTGCCAGTCTGGTGGTGAATTTGTGAGTGATGCCGATGGAAACTTGTCATATAACGGAGGAGAGGCAAATGCTGTAAATATAAACCAAGACACTCCATATGATGATCTCAAGATAAAATTGGCAGAGATGTGTAATCTGGAGCTTAAGACAGTGTCAATTAAGTATTTTCTTCCAAGAAATAGGAAAACTCTTATTAATTTAAGGAGTGAAAAAGACTTCAAAAGAATGGTTGAGTTTCATGCTAATTCTGTTACAGCTGAGATTTTTGTCAGTGGGAAGGAAGGTTTTGATCGTGATGCATTGAACACGTACACTGACAG GACAATTGGCTTAAAACTGGCTGAGAACGTAAATCATCATGCCGCACCTGATTCTGGTGGTCTGAGTACAACACCTTCTAAGGCTACCCCGTTAAGGACTGTTCGAACTGCTGCTGCCTCTCCTATAGCTATTCAAAGCGATTGTCTGGTCGATGTACATATCAGCTGCCAGGAACCTGATAGCCCCAGTCAAGCCACTTCTTCATCAAACTCTTCGTCTGGCCATTCTTCTGGCCATGTTGCTGAGGATGATTCTGTTGCTGAGGATGATTCTGATTACGCTCCACGCTCACGTGCTCAGAGCCCAATTAGCTTTGACTATGATGCTACCCCTGCTGAAACCGTGAAGAAGCGCAGGCGCATTGCTTCCTGGAAAATTGGTGCCAATGGTCCAACCATTGTTGTGACCGATAATGATTCTAAGGAGAAAATCTCGCGAAAGAAGAAGAGTCGAAGTTCAACTGGTGTAATGGAGAGAAATGACTCGGTGGAGGATGAAGATAGTGTTCAATTACCTGATAATTTTGACAGTTCCTCTCCAATTGCTTTGCGTGATGAAGATCTGCCAGAGAAACTAGTTGCCACTTGGAAAGAAGGTATTACTGGTGTTGGTCAGGATTTTAAGAGTGTGAAAGAGTTCAGGGCTGTACTGCAAAAGTATGCTGTTGCTCATCGCTTTGTCTACAAGTTGAAGAAAAATGATGCTACCCGTGTAAGTGGCAGATGTGTGGTAGAGGGTTGTTCTTGGAAAATTCATGCATCTAGGGTCCCTTCGGATCAAATATTTAAGATCAGAAAGTTTAATGATTTGCATACATGTGAAGGCGAATCCTGGAAATCTGCTCATCGTACAAGGAATTGGTTGGTAAGTATCATCAAGGAAAGGTTACGAGATTCTCCAAATGACAAACCCAGGGAAATCGCTAAAAGCATTTTGCGTGACTTTGGGATTAAATTGAGATATTCACAAGTATGGCGAGGGATGGAAGATGCCAAGGAGCAACTTCAAGGTTCGTACAGTAAGTCATATAACAGGTTGCCTTGGTTTTGCGAAAAGGTAGTAAATACGAATCCTGGTACTGTTGTTAAGCTTGTGCTAGACGATGAAAAAAGACTGCAGCGCTTCTTTTTCTCACTTCATGCCGCAATACATGGTTTCAAGCACGGTTGCCGACCCCTTATTTTCCTTGAAGCTACATCTCTAAGATCAAAGTACAAGGAGACTCTTATAACAGCAACTGCGGTTGATGCAGATGATGGTTTCTTTCCGGTTGCTTTTGCAGTAATAGATATTGAAAATGATGACAGTTGGCGTTGGTTTTTGGAGCAACTAAAATCTGCATTATCAACTTCTCAATCTATAACTTTTATTTCAGATCGAGAAAAGAATTTAAAGAACTCTGTGCTTGAGGTGTTTGAAAATGCTTCTCATGGCTATTCcatttttcatcttttggaaagcTTCAAGAGAAATATGAAGGGTCCATTCCATGGTGATGGGAGAGCTGTTTTACCTGAAATTTTCCTTGCTGCAGCTCATGCAGTCCGATTTAGTGGTTTTAAAAATTCGACCGAGCACATTAAACAGATTTGTTCACCTGCATATGATTGGTTGATCCAGATTGAGCCCGAGGGTTGGACGAGTTTGTCATTTAAGGGTCAGCACTATAATTATATCACAGAGAATGTTGCAGAACCGTACTCCAAGTTGATTGAGGATTCTCGAGGATCAACAATTATGCAAAAGATAGAAGCCTTAAAATGTATGCTTGGTGATCTAATAGATCACCGTAAATTGGAGTCAAATAATTGGTCCACCAAACTTACTCCATCAAAAGAGAGAAAGATACAGAAAGAAGCTGTTAAAGCCCATGGTCTAAAAGTTCTAATCTCGTCTGATGTCCTATTTGAAGTTCATGATGAGATGACTCACGTTGTGAATATTGAAAACCGTGAGTGCACGTGTTTGGAGTGGAAACAAAGTGGGCTGCCTTGCTGCCACGCAGTTGCTGTGTTCAACTATATTGGTAAATGTGTGTATGATTACTGCTCGAGTTACTTCACGGTTGAAAGTTACCGTTCTACATATTCTGAATCTGTAAACTCGACACCTGGGATTGGAACACCAGTTGAAGAAGATGGCGAGTCAGGTACTGTTGATGTGTTACCCCCTTGTCCTCCAGAATCTCCGATAGAGGAAAAACCAGAGGAGACTAAAACTGTAGACCCAAATAAGAGAACAGTACTTTGCAGCAGGTGCAAGGAACCAGGACATAATAAAGCTTCATGCAAGGCCACCTTATAG
- the LOC132602098 gene encoding uncharacterized protein LOC132602098, whose amino-acid sequence MSTEEENAIEAAAVARRERLRALREAQQLLQTPDNDDHNNNTNTNQDDEDQNDVQMKFRNYLPHDKQLQEGKVAPPALPKFEDPMATLPPPEEKKEDPFLNIVPKKPNWDLRRDVQKKLDKLEKRTMKALAQLMEEEEKKRKMAEEDAENGEE is encoded by the exons ATGTCGACGGAGGAGGAAAACGCCATAGAGGCGGCGGCAGTGGCCCGTAGGGAGAGGCTGAGAGCCCTTAGAGAAGCTCAACAACTTCTTCAAACCCCTGACAATGATGATCATAATAACAACACCAACACTAACCAAGACGATGAAGACCAAAA TGATGTCCAAATGAAGTTCCGGAATTACCTGCCACATGACAAACAGCTTCAAGAAGGCAAAGTCGCTCCACCAGCACTCCCAAAGTTCGAAGACCCTATGGCCACTCTACCTCCACCCGAAGAGAAGAAAGAG GATCCGTTTTTAAATATCGTCCCCAAGAAGCCAAACTGGGACCTGCGAAGGGATGTGCAAAAGAAACTTGACAAGCTTGAGAAACGCACCATGAAGGCACTCGCTCAACTTATGG aggaagaagaaaagaagaggaaaatGGCTGAAGAGGATGCTGAAAATGGTGAAGAATAG
- the LOC132625894 gene encoding miraculin-like: protein MKKVFLLLLLSIFFSIFTNSWLCEASSSPEPVLDINGKILRTEKTYFIIPINGEKYGALAVENIDNETCQLRVLQKNYVEPHALEFIPIDKKKGVIRVSTDLNVAIYSSYDCLPSIMWQLEKYDSKKGKYFINVGPKSTRNWFKIEKYGQGYKFVYCPPVCSNCKVICKDIGVRMVKGVRRLALSDVPLVFNFKKEILIGR, encoded by the coding sequence ATGAAAAAGGTATTCCTATTACTGCTTCTCTCCATCTTTTTTTCTATCTTCACAAATTCTTGGCTTTGTGAAGCATCTTCCTCACCTGAACCAGTTCTTGACATAAACGGCAAAATTCTCCGAACAGAAAAAACGTATTTTATAATTCCAATAAACGGCGAAAAATACGGTGCCCTTGCTGTCGAAAACATCGACAACGAGACATGTCAACTTCGTGTCCTGCAAAAAAATTACGTCGAACCACATGCCCTTGAATTCATCCCAATTGATAAAAAGAAAGGTGTAATACGCGTGTCTACTGATTTAAACGTTGCGATTTACAGCAGCTATGACTGTCTTCCATCGATAATGTGGCAGCTTGAGAAGTATGATTCGAAAAAAGGGAAGTATTTTATTAATGTTGGTCCTAAGAGTACGAGGAATTGGTTCAAAATTGAGAAGTATGGGCAAGGTTATAAGTTCGTTTATTGTCCTCCAGTGTGCAGTAACTGCAAAGTAATTTGTAAAGATATTGGAGTTCGTATGGTCAAGGGAGTTAGGCGTTTGGCGCTCAGTGATGTTCCTCTTGTGTTCAACTTTAAGAAGGAAATTCTTATAGGTCGTTGA
- the LOC132602086 gene encoding miraculin-like codes for MKAALLVLLLSVITTFTNSAPSLEPEPVLDINGKILRTHTTYFVVPVKHGKYEGISLESTGNEKCQLGVVQQLYGGHGSAVALFPVNPKKGVIRVSTDLNIAIFSTHGCDQSTVWQLENYDSKTGKYFIKDGGVEGNPGPQTIRNWFKIEKHGRGYKFVYCPSVCSYCKVICKDVGVYMVNGQRRLALSDVPLVFNFKKEFTS; via the coding sequence ATGAAGGCGGCTTTGCTAGTACTTCTTCTTTCTGTCATTACCACATTCACAAATTCTGCACCTTCACTTGAACCAGAACCAGTTCTTGATATAAATGGCAAAATTCTCCGAACACACACAACATATTTCGTAGTGCCTGTAAAACACGGAAAATATGAGGGGATTTCTTTAGAAAGCACTGGCAATGAGAAATGTCAACTTGGTGTCGTACAACAATTATACGGCGGGCACGGAAGTGCTGTGGCATTATTCCCAGTGAACCCCAAGAAAGGCGTAATACGCGTGTCTACTGATTTAAACATCGCGATTTTCAGCACCCACGGGTGTGATCAATCCACTGTGTGGCAACTTGAGAATTACGATTCGAAAACTGGCAAGTATTTTATTAAAGATGGTGGTGTTGAAGGAAATCCTGGTCCTCAAACTATAAGGAATTGGTTCAAGATTGAGAAGCATGGACGAGGTTATAAATTTGTTTATTGCCCATCAGTATGCAGTTATTGTAAAGTCATTTGCAAAGATGTTGGCGTTTATATGGTCAACGGACAGAGACGTTTGGCACTCAGCGATGTCCCTCTTGTGTTCAACTTCAAAAAGGAATTTACTTCTTAA